A single region of the Salvelinus sp. IW2-2015 linkage group LG20, ASM291031v2, whole genome shotgun sequence genome encodes:
- the dyrk1aa gene encoding LOW QUALITY PROTEIN: dual specificity tyrosine-phosphorylation-regulated kinase 1A (The sequence of the model RefSeq protein was modified relative to this genomic sequence to represent the inferred CDS: inserted 5 bases in 4 codons) translates to MVYMPTSKCWFLYGQIEYRGETSACKPSSVRLAPSFSFHAAGLQMAAPMPHSHQQYSERHQQTTDPSVPALPYSEQAQQSIASQVTPDVVMLQRRMPQCFRDPSSAPLRKLSIDLIKTYKCINEVSILCKKERRHQQGQGDDSSHKKERKVFXDGYDDDNXDYIVKNGEKWMDRYEIDSLIGXGSFGQVVKAYDRVEQEWVAIKIIKNKKAFXNQAQIEVRLLELMNKHDTEMKYYIVHLKRHFMFRSHLCLVFEMLSYNLYDLLRNTNFRGVSLNLTRKFAQQMCTALLFLATPELSIIHCDLKPENILLCNPKRSAIKIVDFGSSCQLGQRIYQYIQSRFYRSPEVLLGMPYDLAIDMWSLGCILVEMHTGEPLFSGANEIDQMNKIVEVLGVPPNYILDQAPKARKFFEKMSDSTWGAKKTKDGKRYKPPGTRKLHSILGVEAGGPGGRRAGESGHAVADYLKFKDLILRMLDYDPKSRIQPYYALQHSFFKKTADEGTNTSSSVSTSPALEQSQSSGTTSSTSSSSGGSSGTSTSGRARSDPTHQLRHSGGHFSASVQVMDCENLCPQARQPFPPPVGWAGGEGVQTVTVETHPVQETTFHVPPQAPKAIHPLAPGNISSTHHHHHHGHHHHGHHHPHGQQGLPARPRPRLYRSPTNSASTENSMEVVHGHLSMTSLSSSASSSSTSSSSTGAQGNQAYQLRPLPTNAALDFGRNGSMTMGLGAFSNPRQETGMAGHPTYPMGMRQGIDREESPMAGVCVQQSSVASS, encoded by the exons GAGGAGAGACTTCAGCATGCAAACCTTCATCTGTCCGGCTTGCCCCCTCGTTTTCGTTCCACGCTGCTGGGCTTCAGATGGCTGCTCCCATGCCCCATTCGCACCAGCAGTACAGTGAGCGGCACCAGCAGACAACTGACCCGTCTGTGCCGGCTCTGCCCTACAGCGAGCAGGCGCAGCAGTCTATCGCCAGCCAG GTGACCCCTGATGTTGTCATGTTACAGAGGCGCATGCCCCAGTGCTTTCGCGACCCGTCCTCGGCTCCCCTGAGGAAGCTCTCTATTGACCTGATCAAAACCTACAAATGCATCAATGAGGTAA GTATACTATGCAAAAAAGAGCGGAGACACCAACAGGGCCAGGGCGACGACTCCAGTCACAAAAAGGAGAGGAAGGTCT ACGACGGCTACGATGACGACA TAGACTACATCGTCAAGAATGGGGAGAAATGGATGGACCGCTACGAGATCGACTCCTTGATAG AAGGCTCGTTTGGACAG gttgtaAAAGCATATGACCGTGTTGAGCAGGAGTGGGTGGCAAttaagatcatcaagaacaagaAGGCTTT TAATCAAGCCCAGATTGAAGTGCGGCTCCTCGAGCTCATGAACAAACATGACACGGAGATGAAGTACTACATAG tTCACCTTAAGCGCCACTTCATGTTTCGGAGCCACCTGTGCTTGGTGTTTGAGATGCTCTCCTACAACCTGTACGACCTGCTGCGGAACACCAACTTCCGCGGCGTCTCGCTCAACCTCACACGCAAGTTTGCCCAGCAGATGTGCACGGCTCTATTGTTCCTGGCCACCCCCGAGCTCAGCATCATCCACTGTGACCTGAAGCCCGAGAACATCCTATTGTGTAACCCCAAGAGGAGCGCCATCAAGATCGTGGACTTTGGCAGCTCCTGTCAGCTGGGACAGAGG ATCTACCAGTACATCCAGAGTCGGTTCTACCGATCCCCAGAGGTGTTGCTGGGCATGCCTTACGACCTGGCCATTGACATGTGGTCCCTGGGCTGCATCCTGGTGGAGATGCACACCGGAGAGCCCCTCTTTAGTGGGGCCAACGAG ATTGATCAAATGAACAAAATAGTGGAAGTGCTGGGCGTCCCTCCCAATTACATATTGGACCAGGCCCCCAAGGCCAGGAAGTTCTTCGAGAAAATGTCTGACAGTACGTGGGGTGCAAAGAAGACCAAAGATGGCAAAAGG tatAAGCCGCCGGGTACGCGGAAGCTGCACAGCATCCTGGGTGTGGAGGCGGGGGGTCCTGGGGGGCGGCGGGCAGGCGAGTCTGGCCACGCTGTAGCCGACTACTTGAAGTTCAAGGACCTAATCCTGCGGATGCTGGACTACGACCCCAAGAGCCGCATCCAGCCCTACTACGCTTTGCAGCACAGCTTCTTCAAGAAGACGGCGGATGAGGGGACCAATACGAGCAGCAGTGTGTCCACCAGCCCAGCGCTGGAGCAGTCCCAGTCCTCGGGAACCACCtccagcacctcctccagctcag GAGGGTCATCTGGCACAAGCACCAGTGGGCGGGCGCGCTCGGACCCCACGCATCAGCTCCGGCACAGCGGAGGTCACTTCAGCGCCTCCGTGCAGGTCATGGACTGCGAAAATCTCTGCCCACAG GCGAGGCAGCCGTTCCCTCCCCCTGTGGGCTGGGCTGGTGGCGAAGGGGTGCAGACTGTGACGGTGGAGACCCATCCCGTCCAGGAGACCACCTTCCACGTGCCTCCCCAGGCGCCCAAAGCCATCCACCCTTTGGCCCCCGGCAACATCTCCTCcacccaccatcaccatcaccacggACACCATCACCATGGACACCATCACCCTCATGGACAGCAGGGCCTGCCAGCACGGCCCCGGCCCCGCCTCTACCGCTCCCCCACCAACAGCGCCTCCACGGAGAACTCCATGGAGGTGGTGCACGGCCACCTGTCCATGACCTCCCTGTcttcctccgcctcctcctcctccacatcttCCTCCTCCACCGGGGCCCAGGGCAACCAGGCCTACCAGTTGCGCCCGCTCCCCACCAACGCAGCCTTGGACTTTGGTAGGAATGGGAGCATGACCATGGGACTGGGTGCCTTCTCCAACCCCAGACAAGAGACTGGAATGGCGGGCCACCCCACCTACCCCATGGGCATGAGACAGGGCATAGACAGGGAGGAGTCGCCCATGGCGGGAGTCTGTGTACAGCAGagttctgttgccagttcatga